The genomic region TCATACATTTAAATCGAATTAGAACcagttttgcagctttattttgtttttctacatgtcTACAAATTAATTCCAATGCAAAATGATTCTGGGGCCAAATTAAGATTtatggttaaaaaacaaaacaaatttgtTATTGTTGGGGAATTTGGCAGGGCATGTTTCTAATAATTAAATGGATTGGTCCCGTGATTATTTCTATATTTACATCCGTCACACACACTTGCACCTTCTTTACTTCCTTTCAACACAGGATCTCAGCCTTCCAAGGGGAGGGGCTTCATCAATCCCATCGCTGCTTAGTGTTAACAGTTTTAGTGCAATTTAAACTTCTATTTCATGATTAAATCTACAAAATGATACAGGAGAGAAACAcacgcgcacaaacacacacacacacacacacacacacacacaccggttgaGTGATTCAAGCAAAACGTAACAGAAGGAcctggaaagtaaaaaaaaaaaaaaaaaaagggagcccAGAAAGCGGCTGAGATGATGTTGGGGAGGTCAGGTCCTTTTTTGGCCTTTAAAATGCAAGCTGACAGTAAATTGTAGTACATTCAAGCTAACGTGTGTTCCTATTATTGCACTTGtgtgtgaagaagaagaagagtctAAAATGCAGGGGAAGTAGTGCTCACACCACAAGTATCTTCACCTCGTCCTGCTCGTCAGGGCGGTAGAAGAAGGGGATGCAGGGGTTGTCGCCCATTAAGGGGGAAAGTCGGGACGTGCTCCCCTGCGGGTTTTGGATGTCATGGAGGAGCTGCATGATCTGCTGAGCCGTGCCGTCTCCTTCGGGCGCCAGCGCCGCGGGCTCGCTGCGGACGGGGACGTGAGTCGACGAGGGGGCTTCCTGGGCGGTGGGCTCTGACAGGGGGATGACCTCCATGGCTTCTAAGAGGCAAAGATAgatgaacacttcaaaaaaattataattcattattaaatgacaataataaaattTCGTTACAATTCAAAATGTAAACGTAAAGACTTATGACATTTTCAATGATTATTCTCAGTTTGTGTTCAAATATTTACAAATTAAATGAAACGTAATGTTATAGTTCACataatcaacattttatataatgTAAACAGCTAATATCCACATTTTGTTCCAGTCAATAAGATGCCTCATTTTGTCTACTCCAAGAAAACTAAGTGGCTTGTGAcatacactacattacactatattaaacacatatttacagtAGATTAATGGCATATTAATGGtatatttaaaacatatttagGTATGTACACAGCATATTTACGGTACATATATGgcatatttacagtatatttatcttatatgtacagtatatttacagcatatttacagtatatttaaGGCATATTTATAGAATATTCGGAAAATTTACCGTATGTTTGAGGTATATTTACAGCATATTCAGAGTAAAAATAAGGTATCTTTATGATACATTTACTAAATagttactgtacatatatatatgtatatatatatacagtatatttatgttatatttacagtatatttatattatatgtacagtatatttacagCATATTCATAGTATATTTAAGGCACATTTATAGTATATTCagcatatttacagtatatttacaGCATATTCAGAGTAAAATAAGGTATATTTTTGATACATTTACTAAATAgttactgtacataaatatatatacatatatatacagtatatttgttatatttacagtatatttatattatatgtacagtatatttacagCATATTTATAGTATATTTAAGGCACATTTATAGTATATTCagcatatttacagtatatttacaGCATATCTAGAGTAAAAATAAGGTATCTTTACGATACATTTACTAAATAGttactatatatatctatatacatatatatgcagtatatttatgttatatttacagtgtatttatattatccatccatccatccatccatcatcttccgcttatccgaggtcgggtcgcatatgtacagtatatttacaaCATATTTATAGTATATTTAAGGCACATGTATAGTATATTCagcatatttacagtatatttgaGGTACATTTATGGCATATTCAGAGTATAAATAAGGTATGTTTACGATACATTTACTAAATAGTTatggtatatatacagtatatttatgttaaatttacagtatatttatatttatgtacagtataattataaatgataaatgggttgtacttgtatagcgcttttctaccttcaaggtactcaaagcgctttgacactacttccacatttacccattcacacacacattcacacactgatggagggagctgccatgcaaggcgccaaccagcacccatcaggagcaagggtgaagtgtcttgctcaggacacaacggacgtgacgaggttggttctaggtgggatttgaaccagtgaccgtcaggttgcgcacggccactttcccactgcgccactgtCAATGTATCTTTAGGATACATTGACagtatatttacagtacatccTCCACACTTGCCTGCTTGCTGGTGGTGTGCTTGATGCTGGTGCTCTGCATCTGGACTGTGGTCCTCGCCAACAGGAAGCAGGTCGGGATTGACCTGGGTTACGCCCTCCATGTATCGGCTGTACCAGTCGTTCCTCTCGGCCACCAGCCTCATGACAAGATCCTGCAGCTCTGCAAGCTTCGCCTAGTGGACGAAAAGAAGACAATTGAAGATGGATGAACAGTTCTTAAGCGAACAGTTCCCTCCTGGTTACCTTCATCTCTTCTTTATCCTGAGCCAGCAGGGTGATGTACTGCTCCTTCTCCTGGTGCTTCTGCTTCATGATGGCCCTCTGATTCTGATACAAGGCGATGTACTCTCCTGACAAGTCAGCACAGTGATTAGTTGGcgtctgaaaagagaaataacaATCCCCCTTGCTCACCAATAGTGTCTGTCTCTCCAGACAGTTGAATGCAGCGATGCTCCAGCTCCTCCACTCGCTCCTTCAGGTCGGCCTTCTCCTGCATGAGCGAGGTGAACCGCTGTTGGAGCCTCTCCATGGCGGTCTGCAGCGCCTGATGAACTTCTACCGCCACTCCTCCTTCTAGACAAAATAAGACTTGATTGATGATCACATCAGCATTAAAATCCCAAGACTGGATGTCTTCTTACCTGATTGCTGGTGATGGTGTTCACAGTGACTATGTTGGTCATGAGGGTGTTCATCGCCATGATGGTGCCCGTGCTCGGAGTGGCTGTGGCGCTCTAGGTTTAGAGCCAAGGTGGCTTGGTGCTTTGCCGCCATGTGGAGCCTGTGCTCCTCCCTCAGCTGCCTCCTGGCATCGTCTCTCTCCGCCTCCACCTGGGACAACGCCCCGCGGATGAACTCCTCCTGTATTTGTGTcagtcaaaatataaaatatcataAATGTCAAATATAACCCAAACTATGTCCATGAGATGAATAATAATTATTTATAGTTTGTCTAAAAAAGTAAAGTACAAATAAGAGTGTAAATCAATATTAGCTCCTCAACAGAAAAGCACCTTGATGTAGTTTTTATTACTTCCAAaagatggcagaaaatgcatttgaCGTATTTTGGttttatgtgtaatatatatatatatatatatatatatatatatatatatatatatatatatatatatacacacacacacacacctatatacccatatatatatatacacatacacacacaaacaaatttacatacgtagatacacatatatacatttttacatatatatatgtacatatatatacacacaaacatacacatatatatgtatatatgtataaacatacacatatatgtgtgtatgtgtgtgtgtgtatatatatatatatatatatatatatatatatatatatatacatacacacacacacacacacacacacacacacacacacacacacacacacacacacacacacacacacacactcacacaaacatacatacaatgGATGTTTTAgttaacatgttaaaggtgttcaataaaaatacaagcatgtttatttaacacatatagattccctTCTTTTTTAAAGACAAGAAGATAAGTTGGTGTATCAccttattctgatgacttgcattgaatgAAATCACAAATCAGACAGAATTCTCAGTAGTGCTAATAAGTTCCACAACTTTGAATTGACATCGTGGAGATGAAAAAAATATCCTTCCAATTCCGCATGAAACTGGTTGGTTTTTAgcttcttatttgtccagcttccatactagtttttttactctttacaaaaaatacatcaGCGGTTTTGTAACTTGCTAGCTTGTATGCGCTAGTTTTGTGAgacccttattttgttagcacaggcaggatggagcagcacttttattgtgaagacaggaactgtgtggtTGGTCTTTACATTTTTGACGGCCGGTTCGGAGAGAGTCCATTGTAGTAAAAAAGTGCTTCTTGCATTCCTGACGGTCGATTTTGTTATTTTTCACACTGAGCTGTCAGCAGCTAGCGCCATCTCACAAGATACTCGGGTGCCGTGAATTTCGATCAAGTGATGTAGTCAACATTTATGATCTTTATTTTTTAGGTCTATTGTTTTTAATGCCTCGCGATCGACTCCGGGATCAACTGGTAGCTTGCGAGCGACCTaacgggcacccctgatttaattCAATCGTTATATCGTGATAATACATGTTGATGTTTGGTCCTGCAAATCTGACAAGGTCAACAGAATGACTGGGTCCTTAACATTATATAGCATTCTCTGTAGCGgctaaggtaaacatctgttctaacgaatatcattattattgggggatgaggaatagcttaacatgctacactacacaccatagcagGATAAAATAAGTCATGCTAACCACTAAGATGGAGCTCTTGAACGTAAACAGAGGTAGACAGGTCAATACAAATAGATAGTAACAATACCAAATATAGTATCAGTATTTAGTTAATACCAAAGATGTtggatcaatattttttattatcacaaaatctttAGTGGTTTTTGTTATAGCttacaaactcagaaaatatAAGTACCTGGACACGGAAGGACTTTATTGGCAAAAATCTAATCATTTAAATTAAAGCCAATAGTAGGAAATCATTTTAAATATGTAACTGATATTGTTACACCCCCAtactgtgttgtgtgtgtattataattgtgttatttttattttttttatcatttaccgTAATTAGaatcagcattggtatgaccaatactgcaCTTGTAACAACTTGGTAATGGATCTATACCCAAATCTGATGTAAAGTAACCAAAcaagaaaataataatagtaataatttttACAGAACTGTTTTAAGAATCAATTCTAAAAAATGTTATATACCCCATGTGAGTGCTTACTCGCTGCCCGTATTAtgtcatacgtcagcagccaagagattttataaaaagtttaaaaaaataatttttcaccCATAATATATTGTTTGAATcaggaattgattctgaatcaagtCGTCACTCCAAAATAATGGAATCCAATCAAATCATGAGTTGTTTTTAGATTCACATCCCTATTAATCAGTAATAGTCATTTTTCAACAAAAACATTGTACTAACCATCTCTTTCTGGCTCTCAAAGTCTTGAGGGATGACGATGGAGGACAACTCTGTAACACTCTCTTGGGGTGACTGACTTTCAATGCCGTCTCCTGAcacaaataacgacaaaaaagAGGGTCTGTTAATAAAACAATAGGATGTTGAATGGCGGTGAGTAAACCAACACTATACCTTCATCTCGTGGCGTCACGGCGAGAGCTGAACTGTTAAGCAGCTCCCTCACCTCACTCTTCAAATGCTCGTTATCTTTGACCAACTGCTCCAAATGCTCCTGCAGGGGGAGACAGGTGCAGcgttaataaaaacaaacagataaagagaaaaagacaaaccAGAAGTAGTTCAACACATACCTGTGCTTGGTGCAGCTGACTCTGGCTCATTTCTAGCTGAGTGCGGCCGTGGGATTCGTCATGCTGCAGCCGATCCATGATCTGGCTCTGTGTCAAATACTGTTGGTGGAGCTGCTCCCTCTCGGACACAAGAGCCTGGTAACCGGCACAGTACTGCTGCAGGTGGGCCGCCACCTGGTTCCTCTGCTCTGCCAGTCCTTCAGCCTCTTTATGTTTCAATTCCAGCTGGAGGAGAGTTGAAGGGGCAATTGGCAGAGGGATTCAGTTGAGTTAAAATTGTGCAGCGTTTATCTGTGGCACTAAGCAAAAATGTTTGGTATACAAGGGGGAATttcacttttttgggggaaatttgcctatcattcacaatccctatgtgagaaATGCATATACATTTGTCTTTTTATGCATTCTgaatcaaaaataaaaactagcAAAAATCAGCAAAAAACGCAGGTAATGGGGATTTGATCTCTTCTtcctataaagccctctaaaaaactatactcgctgtaagtatatatgtaaagtagtgacaggcacattcatgataacatgtcagatttactttttttttttttaacaattttttcgattactttgggacaaatgatgatccagcaCATTATATttttgatcctgaatataagaaggatgagctacaagttgtaGAAGCTGGTTGCAAAGCAGATCCAGCTATTTTGAAACACAAAGCATAAAATAGCAGTATTGCTAAAGGCCGTACAAGAAATACACAccagaaacataaaaaaaacaatcagtTACTATACACAATGTCCGTTCTCACTTGAATCCAgactgatagatagatagtacttataCAGTATCTTTAATTGCAAGATTTGTGAAACCCTGTTTGGATGgtgaattaatcataatcctcacacctcatgtaaacaatGTTTGGAGCAAATGAGTGTCTTGTTATGACTTCCTCGCGATGTCTTCAGGTCTAAATTGAATTtcaaagttttacaatacaagtGAGATGCTTGATTTCTAATCAAGCACAAACTTTTACCAAGTTAGAGGTGACACAGAATCTCACCTGCTCAGTATGTCAGTAGCTGTAGTACCTACCTCAGTGATCAAGGCGCCGCattactaaaagtagttcctcgatgTTAATGCCTATAACAAtgttgctaatatttggttaatatgcGGGTCATGAcaagtaaatggagtattgttggcaatttttggatgttttttttaaggggGCTTTATAGGCGCAATAGAGGACTCCCCTTAGCTTCATGGTTAGCGACGTCATACTTGCTGTATATTACAATATAGAATgcatagaaaaagaaaaacatgtatgTTCCTGTCACACAAAAGGACTGTGAACATTTgagaaaaaagtgcagttccccctcaAAGCAATGCAGTACAAGGTTCATGAGAAACAAACCTGCTCTTTGGCGTTATGTATCTCCTCTTGAAGCTCCCCCATCCTACGtgccagctccttcttcacatgCTGCTCTGACTGAATGGCGTTGGTCAGCTCCATATTTTCGTTTGTCTGTACAATATGAAGGAAAAAAATGGATTTGAGGTAAAACGAAGGCAAGATAGTTTCTGCATACAATTGTCAAGTTTCAACCTGACCAGTTTAACAAAGCCGTTCTGTAGCTCCGCCAGCTGATCCTTCAGTGTGCGGTTCTGGTTGAGAGCGCGGCTGATCGTAGCCTTGTCTGATTGCACGTCTTCCAGCATGCGGCGGCGGTCATCTGCCTCCTGGGTCCGGTTCTCCACCTGCTGCTCCAGATCTGCCAGACGTGCTTCTTTCTCTGAGCACAAGCGACTCAGCTGCTCGTTGTCGCGCATCTACAAAGGAATAGGACAGAGATTACTCttacacataaaacaaaaatgatatTGATGACTGCTTGAGCATACTTGCGACTGATACTGTGCATCAAGAGAGTTGTGTTCTTGTTGCAGAGTGTTGAGAGCCTCCTGCAAAGCTACTTCGGTCTCTGAAGGACCTGAAGCCTGAGGCTCTGCAGCGCTGTGAGTCTCCTGGGACAGCAATTCTAAAAGAGACGGAGAGGAAAGTTAGATATTTACAAGAGAAACTGTACACCACTTTTGGAGCTGTAAGCTGTCAGGTGCTTTTCACGAGAAATGTTCATGACCTACCTGCAGCATTCTTTAGCTCTGTGATGCTAGCTTCAAGTTCTTGGACTCTGCTGATGTTTCTGTCCCTCTCCTCCGCCACTAATGACACCTAACAAGCACAAATACATGAATCACCCCAAAGCAGGACAGAAATGACCACAACTAGTTACTgcgttgtttacttgtgtgaggaGTTGCTCTGTTTTGTCTTTCCAAACACGACCCTCCTCCTGGATCTGCTGTGCATAGCAATCCCTCTCAGTCTTCAGCTGGCCAACTGACTCCATTAGCTACATCAAATATCAATTGTGTGTTAAGTCATGTGTATGACATTGATTCTATTATAAACAATAGTTTTATGCTAACATAATCGTACACAAAAGGTCTCACAGGCAACAAAACAGTTCCAGTACCTGATGATTATGCACTTCCATTTGCTGCTTCTCCTCAAGCAATAGTTGGATTTGTTGTTTGGCACTATTGGGATCTGACTGGGTGGAGCACTGAACCAACAGAGAAATAAATAATCAATTATTAACCTTACCACTCTTAACGAGTATTGGCACAGGTGTCTGTGTATAAAGTAACCTGCTGCAACATGAGGTCAGCGATCTCCAGCCTCTTGTGAAGATCATCCACCTCCAGCTTCAATGCTACCGTCTCCTGCACTCTCTGCCTCAGCTGCTCTGACAGCTCGGAGGTCAGCTGTTTGAACTCCTCACTCAAATTGCTGCAAacaattgcaaaaaataaaaattgtgcgTGACCTAAAATATGACAGATGAATAGAACTGCGCCAAAACAATACATTTAAGAATGCAATGTCGATCTGCTAAGAATGTGTGCTCTCATAATGTAACTTACCTTTGTCTAAATACCTCCAGCCTCAAAGTGTCTCTCTCTTTTTCTAACTCTTTATTGTGctggagaaaaaaacaaaatataaatgagcCAAAATGTTGCTTTGTTTATTGCATTTATGTTGCATTTACCTTTTCAAACTGTTTCTGCTGCGTTGAGACAGAAGACAGCGTTCTCTCCAGCTCCGACACTCTCTGCCTTGATGTCTGAAGACTGCTGTTGAGGTCCTCGGCCTCGGCTGAACAcaatatcaatttaaaaaaaaaatactagccAGGTTCGCTTGTGTCTTCACACCCGCACCTGCTTTCTGCCGTGCCGCCTGTTGCGTGTACTGTAGGGCCGTCTGCAGCTCCGATTTCTCCGACACAAGTATGCCGATAGTTTGAATGTGAACCTTAGAAAACAACATACAATATTTCACGTGATGCTTTGTCTGCGACTAATTAGATCTCAGTGTTATTACATTTTATGTAATAACACTGTTTTTCCCCCTTGTCATCACTTTGCAACCAATTCGGCTTTTTCATCTAGCCAATTCGAAGTACTACCCCAAAGACACATTTGACTTTGCAATCATCTTTTTTCCTCCTAATTGTCATTTCTTTGCGGTGCTTCTCATTAGTGAGTCATGACTAGTGAGGCTCTCTGTTCATGCACTTTGTGCGTGTAATTTAGCAATCCCAACTCCGGCCCACCGTGACAAAGATTGAGGATGACTGTTCATTTAATTCCACGAATAAATAAACGGGAGATCGAAGAACAAAGTGAACCCTTGGACCCTGTTTGAAAGtgaaagacaaagaaaacaaaaaacacacaaacatggaAAGTTATTGAGTTCAATTTAATTTAccgtttgatttatttactattggCCCAGGCTTAGTGACTACAAGAACTTTTTTTCGCAACTGTTGCATTCACATTTTCTAGCGAATTCATTTACCTGCAGTTGCTCTCGCATTGCACCATGCTCTTTGGAAAACTTTTGTTCAAATTCTTTTCGCTCCTGaatgatcacaaatacaaacactaTGAACATCCGGGAAAGGAGATAAAACTGAGGAATGATTAACaagcaaaaaataaatcaaaaaattCTGTATACCTTTTGTAGCTGATCAGTGACCTCCTGAGATTGTTTGGCCTAAGAAAGCCAAAGAAGAGTTAAAAGGGGTACACTTTAAATCGTTGCAACGATGCGACACAGTTCCAGCCGTGCAAATCACAAAACAAGACAACCTTATTGCTGTTATTGTGCTAAATTGTTTTTAACTAAGAAGTTAAGGCAGCTTTGACCTGCACAAACAGCTCCATACACTATACTCCGCAGAAAAgcattgaaaagacacatgagaattaTAAATAAAATTATCAAACTCAAGCGATGTTGTGCATGCATCGGTAAACTTTTTTAGTGAGGGTAATCGCAGTGGCGTGCAATAAAGATAACATTTAATCCAGGACGTACGCTGTGGTCGCATATATTATTCAAAAGTGCATGCACAcatggaaaacacacacacagcttctTACCAGCTGGTCAAGCTTGGTATTGAGCTGAGAGTTTGTTAAGTTGCTGGACTCCAGGGCAGCAGACAGCTCCTGGTTCAGACTCTATCGTGCATACATGCATCCGGGAAAAGAAGGGGGGGGGGTTTAAAGATAAAGATAAAGTGTTGTTGCAAAGGCCAAACAAAAAGGACATGTGGTAGGAAGAAGAATCCTTTGTGAAAGTTTTAACAAAATGGGTAATCATCGGAGTGTGTGCTCAACATATATGTATTTTCACTCTCACCTCCAGTTCTCTCTCGCCGTTCACGTGAGCAGCAGGCGTCTGAAAGAATAGAATATGATTGAACCTGTGATACCAATTACATTCATTTGAATTCCAAGTTAAGTTTGATGGACAATGCCTTGGCGTTGGATGTACCTCAGAGACAAGGCCGTTTAGTTGCTGGGATAGCTGTCTCAGGCTCTCTGTGGAAGACAGCGGCCTGTGGGATGACACACATTAATACATAACATTGCCTGTGCAATACACAGTACATGCACTCATACTTATCGTCTGTGCACTCTCACAAGTCAGAGAGGTTAGGTAATATGAATTTACTCACATATTTTCCTCTGTTAAACTTTCATTGCCATTGGTATCGGGGTAGTTCTGCAGGACAAAAGAATGGACAAATGGCAATCGTAAACATGTCGAACCAATCTGAATTTAAATATTATGACATTCTGGACGATACTGTTGTATTCCTGTCCAGTATGGGTCGATAATTATGCAAAATGCAAATGTCACCGACAGGACATATCTCCTAATGTGGGGGATCACTGCCATATTGCATAAAGACAAGAACTCtggaactgtaaaaaaaaatctcctaaaTCTGCACctttattatatttttgtttttttatctgaGGCCAGATCTCAATATGTTGATGTACTTTTTCCAAACTTACTTGTGACCCcaaaaaacaaatactgtataccGTAATGTGTATGAAGTTGTATTGAAGAAAATGTATGCAGAGCGTAAGTGACACACCTGTGACAGGTCAGCATGGTGGCTTACACTTTGAAGGTTAGTAGCGGCGTTAGTGCTAGTGGTAGTGTTAGATACAGGCGTGTTGCAGTCAAGCTCAGCTGCCAGGTCCTCCGTGGGCGGGGGAACTGAGGAGCATGTGGTCTCCATGTCGGCTAAGTTCTAAAATGGCACATACACACAACACGCACGCAAGTTAGGACAGACAACACCTAAAGGATGCACAACTTGTACTGTATAAAGGACAGTTATATAGACATTCATGTAAAGAAGGGATAATGCTTACATTACTGTATGCGTTCAAAATGTTTCTGCAAGCCATGCCGCATGCTCCGTTTAACAGTAAACACAATGGGTAGAATCCCTAGCAAACAGTGGTGTGAACTCGCTATACAGTGCTACCTCAACAAAGGAGTGTTTTGAGATATGAGCTGTCTCTCGGGTAACTGTTATGCTTTAGGTTGCAAGCAAAAacttgagttacaagcatccccctATCACTTGGCATAGCAAATGCCACAGTGAATCTCGTAAGAAGttttactcgctagcattagcttatagctacatATCAACATAACCTTGATTTTCCAAGCATGGGAAGAAAGAATGTGGGTGTGAagaacagtgctgagaagaagcaatggcatgatattcattgaatttaaCAAATAAATCATGGAAGGAGATCAGCCAACTCTCCAAAGTAAACACTGTACATTATTATCATTGGTTttatattacttcataaaactattgtagttgttaatggtacattgtattgtatcgtttttataaaatatttcttaATTCATGATAAAAATGTGCTCTTTTGGGGTAAGCGCCAATTAAACGTTGGTtcaagatacaagtgttttgagttaagagctgcgtcacagaaccaattaggcTTCAacgttgaggtactactgtatttaaAACAACGTTTACATACACCATTTTTCTCAAGCTCTAGACGTGCAAAACATTgagcttaaaagcctactgaaacccacgactatcgaccacacagtctgatagtttatacatcaatgatgaaatattaacattgcaacacatgccaatacggctagtttagtttactaaattaaaattttaaatttcccacggagtttcctgttgaaaatgtc from Nerophis ophidion isolate RoL-2023_Sa linkage group LG17, RoL_Noph_v1.0, whole genome shotgun sequence harbors:
- the golga2 gene encoding golgin subfamily A member 2 isoform X1 → MADQSRQTKLAAAKKKLKEFQQKSSPVSVGVDKAGGGLGGGAGAKKKRKGKGFNQYDAPPIERNSPDNFDSILKTLSQSNGVVLPPCDKRQNLADMETTCSSVPPPTEDLAAELDCNTPVSNTTTSTNAATNLQSVSHHADLSQNYPDTNGNESLTEENMPLSSTESLRQLSQQLNGLVSETPAAHVNGERELESLNQELSAALESSNLTNSQLNTKLDQLAKQSQEVTDQLQKERKEFEQKFSKEHGAMREQLQVHIQTIGILVSEKSELQTALQYTQQAARQKAAEAEDLNSSLQTSRQRVSELERTLSSVSTQQKQFEKHNKELEKERDTLRLEVFRQSNLSEEFKQLTSELSEQLRQRVQETVALKLEVDDLHKRLEIADLMLQQCSTQSDPNSAKQQIQLLLEEKQQMEVHNHQLMESVGQLKTERDCYAQQIQEEGRVWKDKTEQLLTQVSLVAEERDRNISRVQELEASITELKNAAELLSQETHSAAEPQASGPSETEVALQEALNTLQQEHNSLDAQYQSQMRDNEQLSRLCSEKEARLADLEQQVENRTQEADDRRRMLEDVQSDKATISRALNQNRTLKDQLAELQNGFVKLTNENMELTNAIQSEQHVKKELARRMGELQEEIHNAKEQLELKHKEAEGLAEQRNQVAAHLQQYCAGYQALVSEREQLHQQYLTQSQIMDRLQHDESHGRTQLEMSQSQLHQAQEHLEQLVKDNEHLKSEVRELLNSSALAVTPRDEGDGIESQSPQESVTELSSIVIPQDFESQKEMEEFIRGALSQVEAERDDARRQLREEHRLHMAAKHQATLALNLERHSHSEHGHHHGDEHPHDQHSHCEHHHQQSEGGVAVEVHQALQTAMERLQQRFTSLMQEKADLKERVEELEHRCIQLSGETDTIGEYIALYQNQRAIMKQKHQEKEQYITLLAQDKEEMKAKLAELQDLVMRLVAERNDWYSRYMEGVTQVNPDLLPVGEDHSPDAEHQHQAHHQQAEAMEVIPLSEPTAQEAPSSTHVPVRSEPAALAPEGDGTAQQIMQLLHDIQNPQGSTSRLSPLMGDNPCIPFFYRPDEQDEVKILVV
- the golga2 gene encoding golgin subfamily A member 2 isoform X2, encoding MADQSRQTKLAAAKKKLKEFQQKSSPVSVGVDKAGGGLGGGAGAKKKRKGKGFNQYDAPPIERNSPDNFDSILKTLSQSNGVVLPPCDKRQNLADMETTCSSVPPPTEDLAAELDCNTPVSNTTTSTNAATNLQSVSHHADLSQNYPDTNGNESLTEENMPLSSTESLRQLSQQLNGLVSETPAAHVNGERELESLNQELSAALESSNLTNSQLNTKLDQLAKQSQEVTDQLQKERKEFEQKFSKEHGAMREQLQVHIQTIGILVSEKSELQTALQYTQQAARQKAAEAEDLNSSLQTSRQRVSELERTLSSVSTQQKQFEKHNKELEKERDTLRLEVFRQSNLSEEFKQLTSELSEQLRQRVQETVALKLEVDDLHKRLEIADLMLQQCSTQSDPNSAKQQIQLLLEEKQQMEVHNHQLMESVGQLKTERDCYAQQIQEEGRVWKDKTEQLLTQVSLVAEERDRNISRVQELEASITELKNAAELLSQETHSAAEPQASGPSETEVALQEALNTLQQEHNSLDAQYQSQMRDNEQLSRLCSEKEARLADLEQQVENRTQEADDRRRMLEDVQSDKATISRALNQNRTLKDQLAELQNGFVKLTNENMELTNAIQSEQHVKKELARRMGELQEEIHNAKEQLELKHKEAEGLAEQRNQVAAHLQQYCAGYQALVSEREQLHQQYLTQSQIMDRLQHDESHGRTQLEMSQSQLHQAQEHLEQLVKDNEHLKSEVRELLNSSALAVTPRDEGDGIESQSPQESVTELSSIVIPQDFESQKEMEEFIRGALSQVEAERDDARRQLREEHRLHMAAKHQATLALNLERHSHSEHGHHHGDEHPHDQHSHCEHHHQQSGGVAVEVHQALQTAMERLQQRFTSLMQEKADLKERVEELEHRCIQLSGETDTIGEYIALYQNQRAIMKQKHQEKEQYITLLAQDKEEMKAKLAELQDLVMRLVAERNDWYSRYMEGVTQVNPDLLPVGEDHSPDAEHQHQAHHQQAEAMEVIPLSEPTAQEAPSSTHVPVRSEPAALAPEGDGTAQQIMQLLHDIQNPQGSTSRLSPLMGDNPCIPFFYRPDEQDEVKILVV